A stretch of the Pirellulales bacterium genome encodes the following:
- a CDS encoding MFS transporter — protein sequence MPHRDEQPSSDEAHDPFSALRLADFRRFMGGNLVSVIGLQMQSVAVGWDIYDRTGEALNLGLVGLVQFLPVLFLALPAGHTADRVNRKSILLVCMAAMTTVSATMTWISYTRGPIWGMYACLGLVGMIRAFQQPAKAAIVPLIVPREKFANAVTWSTGGFHLASIGGPALAGGVIAWAGHAWTVYLLDATCAASFMVLLWRMRVPPQQRAESEPGWVALAAGLRYVYQTKVMFAALALDMVAVLLGGATALIPIFADDILKVDAVGYGWLRAMPAIGALLMAFALAALPPIQKAGRALLWSVVGFGLATIVFGVSTHFALSLAALFMIGALDNISVVIRHTLVQTLTPDAMRGRVSAVNSLFIGASNELGGFESGMVAHYFGPVLSVVTGGVGTLIVVGLTALGYPELRRYGRLGGVISPPEKVDTPADVEAAITDTEATTV from the coding sequence ATGCCCCACCGCGACGAGCAACCCAGTTCGGACGAAGCGCACGACCCGTTTTCGGCACTGCGCTTGGCCGACTTTCGCCGCTTCATGGGGGGCAATCTGGTGTCGGTCATTGGACTGCAAATGCAGTCGGTGGCAGTGGGCTGGGACATCTACGATCGCACCGGCGAAGCGCTCAATCTTGGCCTGGTGGGCCTCGTGCAATTCCTGCCAGTCCTATTCTTGGCGCTCCCGGCGGGACACACAGCCGATCGTGTGAATCGCAAGTCGATCTTGCTGGTCTGCATGGCGGCGATGACTACGGTGTCGGCCACCATGACCTGGATCTCGTACACGCGCGGGCCGATCTGGGGCATGTATGCGTGCCTGGGACTGGTCGGGATGATTCGCGCCTTTCAACAGCCGGCCAAGGCGGCGATTGTGCCGCTCATCGTGCCGCGTGAAAAGTTCGCCAACGCGGTGACCTGGAGCACCGGTGGCTTTCACTTAGCGTCGATTGGCGGTCCGGCGCTGGCGGGCGGTGTGATCGCCTGGGCCGGGCATGCTTGGACTGTCTATCTACTCGATGCGACTTGCGCCGCCAGTTTCATGGTCTTGCTTTGGCGCATGCGTGTTCCGCCACAACAGCGCGCCGAATCCGAGCCAGGTTGGGTCGCGCTGGCCGCTGGCCTGCGCTACGTGTATCAAACCAAAGTGATGTTCGCTGCGCTCGCGCTCGACATGGTGGCCGTGCTGCTGGGCGGGGCCACAGCGCTGATACCGATTTTTGCCGACGACATTCTCAAGGTCGATGCGGTCGGCTATGGTTGGCTGCGCGCCATGCCCGCGATCGGAGCGCTGCTAATGGCGTTCGCGCTGGCGGCGTTGCCTCCCATTCAAAAGGCGGGGCGCGCGCTATTGTGGTCGGTGGTGGGCTTTGGATTGGCCACTATCGTCTTTGGCGTATCGACCCACTTCGCGCTTTCTTTGGCGGCGTTATTCATGATTGGCGCGCTCGACAACATCAGCGTGGTGATTCGCCATACTCTGGTGCAAACGCTCACACCCGACGCGATGCGCGGCCGCGTATCCGCGGTGAACAGCCTGTTCATCGGCGCCTCCAACGAGTTGGGCGGCTTCGAGTCGGGAATGGTGGCGCACTATTTCGGCCCCGTGTTGTCGGTGGTCACCGGCGGCGTCGGCACGTTGATCGTGGTGGGTTTGACGGCGCTGGGTTATCCCGAGCTACGACGCTACGGTCGACTGGGGGGCGTGATTTCGCCGCCGGAAAAGGTCGACACGCCTGCCGACGTCGAAGCGGCGATCACCGACACCGAAGCTACGACGGTTTGA
- a CDS encoding glutamine synthetase family protein encodes MSNTEEALAWLPAWFSPEEIDTVVVAFPDVFGRLMGKRMTRSHFLQSVVKHGTHACNYLLTVDMEMNPLDGFRLASWDQGYGDFHLKPVLGTLHALPWSRGTALVLCDLEHEAGGPIVEAPRSILKAQIERLAAKDMSVFMASELEFYLFHDSYESAGQKRYQQLAPSSDYLIDYHVLQCGRDENVLRRIRNEMHEAGITVEGSKGEWGRGQHELNLLYAEAMQMADRHVIFKHGAKEIAAQEGRAITFMAKLASDQAGSSFHLHTSLWNAEGNRSRFVDKSDQPTGEFRAFLGGLLKYAREMSYFFAPTINSYKRFQVASWAPTSLVWAHDNRTTALRVVGHGASLRIENRAPGADANPYLAYAATIVAGLQGIEEKLDCGEPYAGNAYINDSLPRLPKSLDEAADLLDGSQMARRALGDAAIDFYVHTARLECQAYRAAVTDWDLMRYFERI; translated from the coding sequence ATGAGCAATACCGAAGAAGCCCTGGCATGGCTCCCCGCCTGGTTCAGTCCTGAAGAGATCGACACGGTCGTCGTCGCCTTCCCCGATGTCTTCGGGCGACTCATGGGCAAGCGGATGACCCGCAGCCACTTTCTGCAGAGCGTCGTCAAACACGGCACACATGCGTGCAACTATCTGTTGACGGTGGACATGGAGATGAACCCGCTCGATGGCTTTCGCCTGGCGAGCTGGGATCAAGGCTACGGCGATTTTCATCTCAAGCCGGTCTTGGGCACGCTGCACGCGCTTCCCTGGAGCCGCGGCACGGCGCTGGTGCTGTGCGACCTGGAGCACGAAGCAGGAGGTCCAATTGTCGAGGCGCCGCGTTCGATCCTCAAGGCGCAGATCGAGCGTCTGGCCGCCAAGGATATGTCGGTCTTTATGGCCTCCGAGTTGGAGTTTTATCTCTTTCACGACAGCTATGAGTCGGCCGGCCAAAAGCGCTATCAGCAGCTCGCGCCTTCGTCGGACTACCTGATCGACTATCACGTGCTGCAATGCGGTCGCGATGAAAACGTCTTGCGCCGCATCCGCAACGAAATGCACGAGGCGGGCATCACGGTCGAAGGCAGCAAGGGAGAATGGGGACGCGGCCAGCACGAGCTGAACTTGCTCTATGCCGAGGCGATGCAAATGGCCGACCGCCATGTCATCTTCAAGCATGGCGCCAAGGAGATCGCCGCGCAGGAGGGGCGCGCCATCACCTTCATGGCCAAGTTGGCCAGCGATCAGGCAGGCAGCAGCTTTCACCTGCATACCAGCCTTTGGAACGCCGAGGGCAATCGCTCGCGATTCGTCGACAAAAGCGACCAGCCAACGGGTGAATTCCGCGCGTTTCTCGGCGGACTGCTCAAGTACGCCCGTGAGATGTCATATTTCTTCGCGCCGACGATCAACAGCTACAAGCGATTTCAGGTGGCCAGTTGGGCGCCGACTTCGCTGGTGTGGGCGCATGATAACCGGACCACGGCATTGCGCGTGGTGGGACATGGCGCATCGCTCCGCATCGAAAATCGCGCGCCGGGCGCCGACGCGAATCCGTACCTTGCCTACGCGGCCACCATCGTGGCCGGCCTACAAGGCATCGAAGAAAAACTCGATTGCGGCGAACCGTACGCCGGCAACGCCTACATCAACGATTCATTGCCGCGACTTCCCAAGTCGCTCGACGAAGCCGCCGATCTGCTCGACGGCAGCCAGATGGCGCGGCGGGCGCTGGGCGACGCAGCGATCGATTTTTATGTCCACACGGCGCGGCTGGAATGTCAGGCCTACCGCGCCGCGGTCACCGATTGGGACTTGATGCGGTACTTCGAACGAATTTGA